Proteins from a single region of Oryza brachyantha chromosome 6, ObraRS2, whole genome shotgun sequence:
- the LOC102699515 gene encoding protein PHOSPHATE-INDUCED 1 homolog, with translation MVKKQSFLLLMVLVAGVAVSAMAERKLMSLYKPQPDQLKYHNGAVLSGDIPVSILWYGRFTPAQKAVVTDFVLSLAAPLQAAPAPSVSQWWGSIHRLYLSKAVAVGKNGGAHGGGGASKNARVVLSGQVSDEGCSLGKSLKLSQLPALAAKARPAKGGVALVLTAQDVAVEGFCMSRCGTHGPVAHGAAAGAAYAWVGNSETQCPGQCAWPFHQPVYGPQAPPLVPPSGDVGMDGMVINVASMVAGAVTNPFGDGFYQGERGAALEAATACTGVYGKGAYPGYAGELLVDRATGASYNAHGARGRKYLLPALFDPDTSACSTLV, from the coding sequence ATGGTGAAGAAGCAGAGCTTCCTGCTGCTAATggtgctcgtcgccggcgtggctgtgtcggcgatggcggagaGGAAGCTGATGTCTTTATACAAGCCCCAGCCGGACCAACTGAAGTATCACAATGGCGCCGTCCTGAGCGGTGACATCCCCGTGTCGATTCTTTGGTACGGCCGGTTCACGCCGGCGCAGAAGGCCGTCGTCACCGACTTCGTCCTCTCGCTGGCCGCCCCGCTTCAAGCGGCGCCGGCACCGTCGGTGTCGCAGTGGTGGGGCAGCATCCACCGGCTGTACCTCTCCAAGGCGGTGGCCGTTGGCAAGAACGGGGGAgctcatggcggcggcggtgcctcCAAGAACGCGCGGGTGGTCCTGTCCGGGCAGGTCTCCGACGAGGGGTGCTCGCTGGGGAAGAGCCTGAAGCTGTCCCAGCTCCCGGCGCtagcggcgaaggcgaggcCGGCGAAGGGCGGCGTCGCGCTGGTGCTGACGGCGCAGGACGTGGCGGTGGAGGGGTTCTGCATGAGCCGGTGCGGGACGCACGGGCCCGTGGctcacggcgccgccgccggcgccgcgtaCGCGTGGGTGGGCAACTCGGAGACGCAGTGCCCGGGCCAGTGCGCGTGGCCGTTCCACCAGCCGGTGTACGGGCCccaggcgccgccgctggtgcCGCCGAGCGGCGACGTGGGCATGGACGGGATGGTGATCAACGTCGCCAGCATGGTGGCCGGCGCGGTGACCAACCCGTTCGGCGACGGGTTCTACCAGGGGGAGCGCGGCGCGGCCCTGGAGGCCGCGACGGCGTGCACGGGCGTGTACGGCAAGGGCGCGTACCCAGGCTacgccggcgagctgctcgTCGACAGGGCGACCGGCGCCAGCTACAACGCccacggcgcgcgcggccggaAGTATCTCCTCCCCGCGCTCTTCGACCCCGACACGTCCGCCTGCTCCACGCTCGTGTAG
- the LOC102699793 gene encoding protein PHOSPHATE-INDUCED 1-like has translation MAWSTLAGRKTLPMVVLAILSMAVNALGERRQLQLMQDPAGDVLSYHGGAVLSGDIPVSIVWYGKFTPSQKDVVVDFVRSLTPTSRQAATPSAAQWWSTLATFYLSNATTGGGGGGGAKSVTTRVVLSSQVSDEAYSLGKTLTLVQIFQLAAGTTPKRGAVVLVLTDPDVAVEGFCSVRCGLHGSDAGAGYAYAWAGNAASQCPGQCAWPFARPAYGPQDPPLGAPNGDAGVDGMMVTLASMLAGAVTNPFGGAYYQGDRDAALEACTACAGVYGSGSYPGYAGKVLVDTASGGSYNAIGGGKRFLLPAIYNPATAGCSTTV, from the coding sequence ATGGCTTGGTCTACCTTGGCCGGAAGGAAGACGCTGCCGATGGTTGTGCTGGCCATTCTGAGCATGGCAGTGAACGCCCTGGGCGAGCGACGGCAGCTCCAGCTGATGCAGGAcccggccggcgacgtgctctcgtaccacggcggcgcggtgctCAGCGGTGACATCCCGGTGTCGATCGTGTGGTACGGCAAGTTCACGCCGTCGCAGAaggacgtcgtcgtcgacttCGTGCGGTCGCTCACGCCCACGTCGCGGCAGgccgcgacgccgtcggccgcgcAGTGGTGGAGCACCCTCGCGACGTTCTACCTGTCGAACGCGaccacgggcggcggcggcggcggaggcgcgaaGTCGGTGACGACGCGCGTTGTCCTGTCCAGCCAGGTGTCCGACGAGGCGTACTCCCTCGGCAAGACGCTGACGCTGGTCCAGATCTTCCAGCTCGCGGCCGGGACGACGCCCAAGAGAGGCGCCGTCGTGCTGGTCCTCACCGACCCCGACGTGGCCGTCGAGGGCTTCTGCAGCGTGCGCTGCGGCCTCCACGGctccgacgccggcgccgggtaCGCCTACGCGTGGGCGGGGAACGCCGCGAGCCAGTGCCCCGGGCAGTGCGCGTGGCCGTTCGCGCGGCCGGCGTACGGGCCGCAGGACCCGCCGCTCGGCGCCCCcaacggcgacgccggcgtggACGGCATGATGGTGACGCTCGCCAGCATGCTGGCCGGCGCGGTGACCAACCCGTTCGGCGGCGCCTACTACCAGGGGGACAGGGACGCGGCGCTCGAGGCCTGCACGGCGTGCGCCGGCGTGTACGGGAGCGGCTCGTATCCCGGTTACGCCGGGAAGGTGCTCGTTGACACGGCCAGCGGCGGCAGCTACAACgccatcggcggcggcaagaggTTTCTGCTCCCCGCCATTTACAACCCGGCGACGGCAGGTTGCTCTACGACGGTGTAA
- the LOC121054791 gene encoding 7-deoxyloganetin glucosyltransferase-like translates to MCDSSSSSLAMGERRRAAAHAMLFPFPCPGHINPTLKLAELLHSRGVHVTFVNTEHNHERLRRRREGAVRGREGFRFEVVPDGLRDEERAAPDSTVRLYLSLRSSCGAPLVELARRVAAEEGRGAPPVTCLVLSGLVSFALDVAGELGVPAFVLWGTSACGFACTLRLRQLRQRGYTPLKDASYLTNGYLDTPIDWIAGMPTVRLGDVSSFVRTLDPTSFALRVEEDEANSCARAQGLILNTFDDLESDVLEALKDEFPRVYTIGPLAAAMHGRVVDRANGHGGGAAGLSLWEEDAACMTWLDAQPSGSVLYVSFGSLTVMSPDNIAELAWGLAESRRPFLWVVRPGLVAGGINALPDGFVSETKDRCFIAEWCAQEQVLRHRAVGAFLTHSGWNSSTESICSGVPMICWPGFADQYINSRYVCDEWGIGLRLDEELRREQVAAHVEELMGGGGGRGEEMRRSAAKWKAMAESATANGGSSYVSLDKLVEQLRLETE, encoded by the exons ATGTgcgactcgtcgtcgtcgtcgttggcgATGGgtgagaggaggagggcggcggcgcacgcgatGCTGTTCCCGTTCCCGTGCCCGGGGCACATCAACCCGACGCTGAAGCTGGCCGAGCTGCTGCACTCGCGCGGGGTGCACGTCACGTTCGTCAACACGGAGCACAACCAcgagcggctgcggcggcggcgggagggggcGGTGCGGGGGAGGGAAGGGTTCAGGTTCGAGGTGGTGCCCGACGGGCTGCGGGACGAggagcgcgccgcgccggacaGCACGGTGAGGCTGTACCTGTCGCTGCGGAGCAGCTGCGGCGCGCCGCTGGTGGAGCTGGCGCGGAGggtcgcggcggaggagggccgcggcgcgccgcccgTGACCTGCCTCGTGCTCAGCGGCCTCGTCAGCTTCGCGCTCGACGTCGCCGGGGAGCTCGGCGTGCCGGCGTTCGTGCTGTGGGGCACCAGCGCCTGCGGCTTCGCCTGCACGCTCCGGCTGCGCCAGCTCCGGCAGAGGGGCTACACGCCGCTCAAAG ACGCGAGCTACCTGACGAACGGTTACCTGGACACGCCGATCGACTGGATCGCCGGCATGCCGACGGTGCGGCTCGGCGACGTCTCCAGCTTCGTCCGGACGTTGGACCCGACGAGCTTCGCGCTGCgcgtggaggaggacgaggcgaACAGCTGCGCCAGGGCGCAGGGGCTCATCCTCAACACGTTCGACGACCTCGAGTCCGACGTGCTCGAAGCGCTCAAGGACGAGTTCCCGCGGGTGTACACCATCgggcccctcgccgccgccatgcacggccgcgtcgtcgaccGCGCgaacgggcacggcggcggcgcggccgggctGAGCCTCTGGGAGGAGGACGCGGCATGCATGACGTGGCTGGACGCGCAGCCGTCGGGGTCTGTGCTGTACGTCAGCTTCGGGAGCCTGACCGTGATGTCGCCGGACAATATCGCCGAGCTGGCGTGGGGCCTCGCCGAGAGCCGCCGCCCGTTCCTCTGGGTCGTCCGCCccggcctcgtcgccggcggcatcAACGCATTGCCAGACGGCTTCGTCTCGGAGACCAAGGACCGGTGCTTCATCGCCGAGTGGTGCGCGCAGGAGCAGGTGCTCCGGCACCGCGCCGTCGGCGCGTTCCTGACGCACAGCGGGTGGAACTCCTCGACGGAGAGCATCTGTTCCGGCGTGCCGATGATCTGCTGGCCGGGGTTCGCCGACCAGTACATCAACTCCCGATACGTGTGCGACGAGTGGGGCATCGGGCTCCGCCTCGACGAGGAGCTCCGCCGGGAGCAGGTCGCCGCCCACGTCGAGGAGCTcatgggaggaggaggcggcagagGCGAGGAGATGAGGCGCAGCGCCGCCAAGTGGAAGGCCATggccgagtcggcgacggccaaTGGCGGCTCGTCGTACGTCAGCCTCGACAAGCTGGTCGAGCAGCTGCGGCTGGAGACGGAGTGA
- the LOC102700068 gene encoding linamarin synthase 2-like, with protein sequence MAAAPTSSAAARRPHALLVPFPCSGHINPTLHLARLLHSAGFVVTFVSTEHNHALMRARARGGGDGFRYEAIPDGLSPSERRAHDYGFGVLRAVRAHWPGHLRELIARLNSVADDSSSSSSSPPPPVTCVVASELMSFALDVAASLGVAAYVLWGTSACGLSCGLAVRELRRRAYVPLKVLANR encoded by the exons ATGGCAGCGGCACCGACGTcttccgccgcggcgaggcggcctCACGCGCTGCTCGTCCCGTTCCCGTGCTCCGGCCACATAAACCCCACGCTCCACCTCGCGCGGCTGCTGCACTCGGCCGGCTTCGTCGTCACCTTCGTGAGCACCGAGCACAACCACGCGCTCAtgcgggcgcgcgcgcgcggcggcggcgacggcttccGGTACGAGGCGATCCCCGACGGCCTCTCGCCGTCGGAGCGCCGCGCCCACGACTACGGCTTCGGCGTCCTGCGCGCCGTGCGCGCCCACTGGCCAGGGCACCTCAGGGAGCTCATCGCGCGACTCAACAGCGTCGCCGATGACTCctcatcctcgtcgtcgtcgccgccgccgccggtgacgtGCGTGGTGGCGTCCGAGCTGATGAGCTTCGCGCTCGACGTGGCCGCCTCGCTAGGCGTCGCCGCCTACGTGCTGTGGGGCACCAGCGCGTGCGGCCTCTCCTGCGGCCTCGCCGTACGGGAGCTCAGGCGCAGAGCCTACGTACCACTCAAAG TGCTGGCCAATAGATAG
- the LOC102700349 gene encoding protein PHOSPHATE-INDUCED 1-like, producing the protein MASRNLVDGKVAAIVVALAVLSLAWPSLGARRLPALLIRSHVGDQVSYHGGAVLHGDIPVTVVWYGKFKPAQKAIVVDFLLSLTPPSSSSSSSSPPNTTTPTAAKWWSTIATGYLSSNATAGGGGGGGTNVTSRVVLANQTSDEEYSLGKSLTLVEVFQLAAGVVPGKGDLVVVLTDQDVVVEGFCSVRCGVHGSDAGAGYAYAWVGNAETECPGQCAWPFAKPAYGPKDPALVPPNGDVGADGMVATLAGMVAGAVTNPFGDGYYLGDKDAALEACSACAGAYGSGSYPGYAGKVLVDDTTGGSYNAVGAHGRKYLLPAVYDPATSRCTTLV; encoded by the coding sequence atGGCGTCTCGTAACTTGGTCGATGGGAAGGTGGCGGCAATAGTGGTGGCACTGGCCGTCCTGAGCTTGGCATGGCCGTCCTTGGGCGCGCGGAGGTTGCCCGCGCTGCTGATCAGGAGCCACGTCGGCGACCAGGTCTCctaccacggcggcgccgtgctCCACGGCGATATTCCCGTCACCGTCGTGTGGTACGGGAAGTTCAAGCCGGCGCAGAAGGCAATCGTCGTcgacttcctcctctccctcacgcctccctcgtcgtcgtcgtcgtcgtcgtctcctccgAACACGACGACGCCCACGGCCGCGAAGTGGTGGAGCACCATCGCCACGGGCTACCTGTCGTCCAACGCgacggcgggaggaggcggcggcggcggcacgaacGTGACGTCGCGGGTAGTGCTCGCCAACCAGACCTCCGACGAGGAGTACTCCCTCGGGAAGTCGCTGACCCTGGTCGAGGTGttccagctcgccgccggggtTGTCCCCGGCAAGGGCGACCTCGTGGTGGTGCTCACCGACCaggacgtcgtcgtcgagggcTTCTGCAGCGTGCGCTGCGGCGTCCACGGctccgacgccggcgccgggtaCGCCTACGCGTGGGTGGGCAACGCCGAGACCGAGTGCCCCGGGCAGTGCGCGTGGCCGTTCGCGAAGCCGGCGTACGGGCCCAAGGACCCGGCCCTTGTCCCGCCGaacggcgacgtcggcgccgacGGCATGGTGGCGACGCTCGCCGGCATGGTGGCCGGCGCCGTCACCAACCCGTTCGGCGACGGGTACTACCTGGGAGACAAGGACGCAGCGCTCGAGGCATGCTCGGCGTGCGCCGGCGCGTACGGGAGCGGCTCGTACCCCGGGTACGCCGGGAAGGTGCTCGTCGACGACACGACCGGCGGCAGCTACAATGCCGTCGGCGCCCATGGCCGGAAGTATCTGCTCCCCGCCGTGTACGATCCGGCGACGTCTCGTTGCACCACTTTGGTGTAG